ATTTCCGGCTGTTCTCCGTGGATCAAAAGCTCACCGACTTGTGTTTCAAACGGTGTTTTCACCCGGTCTGACTGAAGATACCTCTGAATTTCGTTTGTCCGATTGGTATAGAAAGAGAAAAATAATGCGGCAACCCTTTCCTCTGTTTTCCGATATACAGGAGGCTTCTCCGATTCACTCTTCCACGGTTCAATCCGGCTATCCTCAGGAAATTCTTCCTTCATCCGCTTCCAAACCATCTTGGCAAATTTCAAGCGTCCTGTTCGATAGGCAGAGCATGAGAGCCAATAATAAAAGGTGTCGTCTCCTTCAAAACCCGTCTTATATAACTTCTTTAGCCATTTGAATCCCAAATCAAAGCGGCCGATCAGTGAAAACGTCGCACCAAGCTTATACTGCTGTTCAATCAGCAGCGGACAAACATTGGAAAGCCTATCACTTAAAGCCAGCATCTTTTCATCATCATGTTCGTAATAATAGAAGACGAGAAGATTGCACAAGGCATGCAAGTTCCCACTGTTTCCTTTAAGAACGGTTTGCAGCGTTTGTTTGGCTTTGTCAACATTTCCTGCATAAAAATGGGCCAATGCCAAATTGTTATATGCGGACCAAAACTCAGGATATTCCTTAATAATTTTTTCTAAGATTTGGATCGCCTCATCGAGCATTCCTTCTTCAAGAAGGGATCTCGCTTCATCCTGATTCACAAGTAAATCGTCTTGATTATGCGGATCGCTTAAATCCTCATCGCTCATTTCAAGCAGTTCAAGCAGGCTTTCGTTTTCTTCGCATAAATCTCCATCCGGTTCAGCAGCAGAATACTTCGTTGCCGATTTGTACGCTTCATGGAATAATCCGAGATAGGCGTAATTATTAGCCATAAAAAAGTGGCATTCAGCCATATCGTCTTTAAGATGATTTAAGATGTATGATAAAAGTTCATTTGACTGCTGGTAATGACCCATTTCAGTGTAGATGACAGCAAGCTGATAAAGCATGGATGCGTTTTCCGGCTCCAAAACAATGGCACGCTGAAGAAGCTTGCTTGCTCTGGTCAAGTTCCGCTCCCGATATGCTTTTAATCCTTTATGGTAAAAGTAATGGCCATCTTGCAAAAGCTCTATTACTTTCGGTTTGTTCTGATGCTCCAACATGAATTTTCCCACAGATACCCTCCAATTCATGATTATTACCGTGCATAGTATACCATACTACATTGATAACTTACAGCTTCTTTGAAGGAAAACGGGAATTAAAAAGGAGGATAAATCCCTCACCTTTAAACAAATCAGGTGAAGAAGAGTCTCCACCTGATTTAAATGATGAGCTGTCAATTATACATTCTACTTCTTATTGCCGTGTCTTTCAGCTAGCGTTTGCAGCACTTCTTCAAATGGAAGCCCCTGTTCACGTAGAAGTACCAGCAAATGATAAAGCAAGTCTGCCGATTCCCATTTCAACTCGTCTTTATCTCTATTTTTGCTCGCTATAATAACTTCAGCCGCTTCTTCCCCAACTTTTTTACAGATCTTATCAATCCCCTCGTTGAAAAGGTAAGTTGTATAAGCGCCTTCCGGCCGATCGGCATATCTTTTTGCAATAACTTTTTCCAGCTCATTTAATATTTCACTGCTTCCAACCTCTAAAGCCTCGGATTTTTCATTCGGGGTAAAACAGCTGTAGCTTCCTGTGTGGCATGCCGGTCCTTTCGGATCAACGAGCACAACGAGAGCGTCGCTGTCACAGTCCTGGCGAATATCGATTACATGCTGGATATTTCCCGAAGTTGCTCCTTTATGCCAGAGCTCTTGCCGGGATCTGCTGTAGAACCAGGTTTGTTTCGTTTCGATCGTTTTTTCCAGCGATTCTTTATTCATATATGCAAGCGTTAATACTTCCTTACTGAAGGCATCTTGAACGATTGCCGGAATAAGTCCATCTTTTGAAAATGTTAGCTCGTCTATCGTGATCATCTAATATTCACTCCACGGTTTCTGATGTATGCTTTCACTTCATGAATTGAGGTCTCTTTATAATGAAAAATTGATGCAGCCAAGGCAGCGTCGGCTGTCCCTTTCGTAAATGCATGAAGCATGTGCTCTGCGTTGCCGGCACCGCCTGAAGCAATTACCGGAACAGATACAGCTTCAGAAACAAGCTTGGTCAGTCGATGATCAAAGCCGTTTTTTTCTCCGTCTGAGTCCATGCTCGTCAATAGAATTTCTCCGGCCCCTCTCATAACGGCTTCTTTTGCCCATTCGACAACTTCTAGATCTGTCTCTTTTCGCCCGCCATGGGTATATACTTTGTACGTATCGGATTCCGGGTCATATTTTGCGTCAATCGCAACCACGATGCATTGGGAGCCGAAAAAATTGGCGCCTTCTGTTATCAGCTCAGGGCGCGAAACAGCTGAAGTATTGACAGATACCTTGTCCGCTCCTGCCCGGAGGATGCGTTTCATATCATCCAGGTGATTAATGCCGCCGCCAACAGTAAAGGGGATTGCAAGTGCGGCAGCAACCTTTTCAACAACATCAATCATCGTTTTTCTGCCTTCATGGGAAGCTGAAATATCAAGAAAAACAAGCTCATCTGCGCCTTCTGAATCGTAGACAGCAGCAAGCTCAACCGGATCTCCCGCATCTTTAAGCTCCAGAAATTGTATACCCTTAACCACTCGTCCGTCCTTTACATCCAGACACGGAATAATTCGTTTTGTAATCATATGGACTTCACCTTTTCCAATCCTTCTTCAACAGAGAAACGATTTGTATAAAGCGCTTTTCCTACGATTGCTCCGGCAATGCCTTTATCCCTGTTTTTTGCAAGCGTTTCTAGATCTTCTAATGAGCTGACTCCGCCAGATGCAATGACTTCCTTCCCTGTGGCTTCAGCAAGCTCAATCGTGCTCTCGACATTTGGGCCGGATAGCATGCCGTCATTTGCAATATCCGTAAAAATAAAGACCTCCGCCCCAACATGTGCTAATTCTCTTCCCAAATCGCATGCTTTTACATGGGAATCCTCAAGCCAGCCTTCGGTTGAGACGAAGCCGTTTCTCGCATCAAGCCCAATCGCGATATGCTTTCCGTATTTTTTCAGCATTTCTTTCACAAACGACGGGTTCGAAACAGCTGAGCTGCCAAGAATAACTCGATTGACATCATTGGTTAAATAATAATCGATATCCTTTTCGCTTCTGATTCCTCCGCCAACCTGAATATTTGCGTCTAACGTTTTGGCAATTTCCAGCACATGGCGGTCATTGATTCGTTTTCCCGCTTTAGCACCATCAAGATCGACCAAGTGAATCCATTCTGCACCCTGACCGGCGAAAAACGAAGCCATTTCAAGCGGAGAATCTCCGTAAATCGTTTCGTCATCGTA
This window of the Bacillus gobiensis genome carries:
- the hisIE gene encoding bifunctional phosphoribosyl-AMP cyclohydrolase/phosphoribosyl-ATP diphosphatase HisIE, encoding MITIDELTFSKDGLIPAIVQDAFSKEVLTLAYMNKESLEKTIETKQTWFYSRSRQELWHKGATSGNIQHVIDIRQDCDSDALVVLVDPKGPACHTGSYSCFTPNEKSEALEVGSSEILNELEKVIAKRYADRPEGAYTTYLFNEGIDKICKKVGEEAAEVIIASKNRDKDELKWESADLLYHLLVLLREQGLPFEEVLQTLAERHGNKK
- the hisF gene encoding imidazole glycerol phosphate synthase subunit HisF, yielding MITKRIIPCLDVKDGRVVKGIQFLELKDAGDPVELAAVYDSEGADELVFLDISASHEGRKTMIDVVEKVAAALAIPFTVGGGINHLDDMKRILRAGADKVSVNTSAVSRPELITEGANFFGSQCIVVAIDAKYDPESDTYKVYTHGGRKETDLEVVEWAKEAVMRGAGEILLTSMDSDGEKNGFDHRLTKLVSEAVSVPVIASGGAGNAEHMLHAFTKGTADAALAASIFHYKETSIHEVKAYIRNRGVNIR
- a CDS encoding tetratricopeptide repeat protein — encoded protein: MGKFMLEHQNKPKVIELLQDGHYFYHKGLKAYRERNLTRASKLLQRAIVLEPENASMLYQLAVIYTEMGHYQQSNELLSYILNHLKDDMAECHFFMANNYAYLGLFHEAYKSATKYSAAEPDGDLCEENESLLELLEMSDEDLSDPHNQDDLLVNQDEARSLLEEGMLDEAIQILEKIIKEYPEFWSAYNNLALAHFYAGNVDKAKQTLQTVLKGNSGNLHALCNLLVFYYYEHDDEKMLALSDRLSNVCPLLIEQQYKLGATFSLIGRFDLGFKWLKKLYKTGFEGDDTFYYWLSCSAYRTGRLKFAKMVWKRMKEEFPEDSRIEPWKSESEKPPVYRKTEERVAALFFSFYTNRTNEIQRYLQSDRVKTPFETQVGELLIHGEQPEMKVSDDALFAFRMVKSVHHADGEAGQEDVFCLFMAHVIQLIRGANLSMRTPRGWAAAVYYSWKCAQDQKVAKKHVADAFQISAATLTKYVNLVDSLL
- the hisA gene encoding 1-(5-phosphoribosyl)-5-[(5-phosphoribosylamino)methylideneamino]imidazole-4-carboxamide isomerase; translation: MSAFTLYPAIDMRNGKCVRLVQGNYDDETIYGDSPLEMASFFAGQGAEWIHLVDLDGAKAGKRINDRHVLEIAKTLDANIQVGGGIRSEKDIDYYLTNDVNRVILGSSAVSNPSFVKEMLKKYGKHIAIGLDARNGFVSTEGWLEDSHVKACDLGRELAHVGAEVFIFTDIANDGMLSGPNVESTIELAEATGKEVIASGGVSSLEDLETLAKNRDKGIAGAIVGKALYTNRFSVEEGLEKVKSI